In Fluviicola taffensis DSM 16823, the following are encoded in one genomic region:
- a CDS encoding OmpA family protein has product MKKTILFAASCLLISWVSAQEKNEVIGTTQLSDYDYYASVNSLEKVKDKDAGVLRKLAVGYDMIGNYPNAEACYATLCKRQDRIPNDHLEYARSLMKSQKYKEAEAQLKIYSQLNPKDSEMDRFELLNESLEKYSAQAATIKVQNAPFNTEQADFGPVIYNGKLLFTSSRRKSEAVNRTWLGNHLSFLDLYVADINPSNNDVTNIQPIPSKKVNKKYHEGPVAFSPDGKQAYITRNNYGDKSIDGTRHFALYVSNLVGGTWSEPEPVVFNSNDYSVGHATFSPDGKTLFFASDMPGGKGGVDIYRSRWQDGNWSIPENMASINTSSNEMFPFLHESGVFFFCSEGYPGYGGLDVFIGQYKDDDFRQLRNVGAPFNSSGDDFSVWMNKDGLTGMISSNRAGGKGNDDLYTFSMEKPFAFARNIHVLAKDEKGNKLPGVLIKVKDTSGKELTTLTTDANAEAIYESSEIGVFNFDGMKKDYFESQGRAVLTDDSPESLNTELVLEKDPGFMLLVQVLDKKSSTVLDSVKVTLINNMTGKEEGVFYTNKDGQIKRPIYDKKLNDRVSYNIRLEKKGYLPKGTTYNKELTVPGVYDVAKDLSLKLEKMEVGTDLAKAIDLKPIYFDLAKYDIRPDAAVELDKIVAIMNEFPTMVIELGSHTDCRGTALKNLELSQKRADASANYIKSKIKDPYRIAGKGYGETKILNGCSCEGPKKQPKYTEAQHSVNRRTEFLVVKI; this is encoded by the coding sequence GGTATCAGCACAGGAAAAAAATGAAGTGATTGGAACAACTCAATTGAGCGATTACGATTACTATGCGTCTGTTAATTCCCTTGAAAAGGTAAAAGATAAAGATGCTGGAGTACTTCGAAAATTGGCAGTGGGGTATGATATGATTGGTAATTATCCGAATGCGGAAGCTTGTTACGCAACGCTTTGTAAGCGACAAGATCGTATTCCGAATGATCATCTGGAATATGCGCGTAGCTTGATGAAGAGTCAAAAATATAAGGAAGCAGAGGCACAATTGAAGATCTATTCTCAATTGAATCCGAAAGATAGTGAAATGGATCGTTTTGAATTATTGAACGAATCATTGGAAAAATACTCCGCTCAGGCAGCTACGATTAAAGTCCAAAATGCTCCGTTCAATACTGAGCAGGCGGATTTTGGCCCAGTAATCTACAATGGGAAATTGCTTTTTACTTCTTCCAGGAGAAAAAGTGAAGCTGTGAATCGTACCTGGCTCGGAAACCACTTGTCTTTCCTGGATTTGTATGTGGCAGATATCAATCCGTCGAATAATGACGTGACAAATATCCAACCGATTCCAAGTAAAAAGGTCAACAAGAAATACCACGAAGGTCCAGTAGCATTTTCTCCAGATGGAAAACAGGCGTATATCACCCGAAATAATTATGGGGATAAATCTATTGATGGAACCCGCCATTTCGCTTTGTATGTTTCCAATCTAGTAGGAGGAACCTGGTCTGAGCCTGAACCGGTCGTATTTAATAGCAACGATTACAGCGTGGGACATGCAACGTTTTCTCCAGATGGAAAAACGCTGTTTTTTGCTTCAGATATGCCTGGAGGAAAAGGCGGTGTGGATATTTACCGTTCCCGTTGGCAGGATGGAAATTGGTCAATCCCAGAAAATATGGCTTCAATCAATACCAGTAGTAACGAGATGTTTCCCTTCTTGCATGAATCAGGAGTTTTCTTTTTCTGTTCCGAAGGTTATCCCGGATACGGAGGATTGGATGTATTTATAGGACAGTACAAGGACGATGATTTTAGACAACTCCGAAATGTGGGGGCCCCTTTTAATTCTTCTGGGGATGATTTTTCGGTTTGGATGAACAAAGATGGACTTACCGGAATGATCTCTTCAAACAGAGCAGGAGGAAAAGGAAATGATGATTTGTATACCTTTTCGATGGAGAAACCCTTTGCTTTCGCACGTAATATTCATGTTTTAGCCAAAGATGAGAAAGGAAATAAACTGCCAGGTGTATTGATCAAAGTAAAAGATACTTCTGGAAAAGAATTGACAACACTCACTACCGATGCGAATGCAGAAGCAATTTATGAAAGTTCAGAAATAGGAGTTTTCAATTTTGATGGAATGAAAAAAGACTATTTCGAGTCACAAGGAAGAGCAGTTCTAACTGATGACTCACCAGAATCACTCAATACAGAACTGGTATTGGAGAAGGATCCAGGCTTCATGCTTTTGGTGCAAGTGCTAGACAAGAAATCAAGTACTGTTCTGGATAGTGTGAAAGTGACACTCATAAATAATATGACAGGTAAGGAAGAAGGCGTTTTCTATACGAATAAGGATGGTCAGATTAAACGACCGATTTACGACAAAAAGTTAAACGACCGCGTTTCCTACAACATCCGATTGGAGAAAAAGGGATATTTGCCGAAAGGAACGACTTACAATAAAGAGTTAACGGTTCCAGGGGTTTACGATGTGGCGAAAGACCTTTCCTTAAAGCTGGAAAAAATGGAAGTAGGAACCGATCTGGCGAAAGCAATTGATTTAAAACCTATTTACTTTGATTTGGCGAAATACGATATTCGACCAGATGCAGCAGTGGAATTGGATAAGATTGTGGCAATTATGAATGAATTTCCAACGATGGTGATTGAGCTTGGTTCCCATACGGATTGTAGAGGAACGGCACTTAAGAACTTGGAACTTTCCCAGAAACGGGCAGATGCTTCGGCAAACTATATCAAATCAAAAATTAAAGATCCGTACCGCATTGCAGGAAAAGGATACGGAGAAACAAAAATATTGAATGGTTGTAGTTGTGAAGGACCAAAAAAACAACCAAAATATACGGAGGCACAACATTCCGTGAATCGTAGAACAGAATTTCTGGTCGTGAAGATTTAA
- a CDS encoding T9SS type A sorting domain-containing protein translates to MKQLLLTLLSITAIGFSQFAQDGAKKPSGNNTNKINVHRPHKSHNYERNGSAWAFIDSTEYQYNVQGQVTSSISQTNGNYTERTFHNYDYLFQLTSETRDIYDPLAITWKPANKAQITYNDHFDETLHERSIYNAGNWEIYYGYKYVYQYNSSNQITEKIEFAYIDNVIEYRENQKFSDIVYDNNNNMTQQIISNWSGSQFVYYRKFIKTYNPDNTLATCNVFLWNSTTMNWDEEYRETYSYGLNGSNTNVCEYYISNNYEISFRRIIEFDSFQNLTLDVIEPWDNVTNNWSSNFLDKFENTYTYDQNDYLTQQTNLYATDSSSTIFHTRKDYFDFETFDSQLGIESIPEGIISIYPNPMETECTIDLSTLNGEVTSVRLFDMSGNLISELPLSANQKINFSSNDLSKGLYFLEIESTKRKIQSKIMVK, encoded by the coding sequence ATGAAACAACTTCTTCTTACTCTTCTTTCCATCACCGCAATCGGATTCAGCCAGTTTGCACAAGACGGTGCAAAAAAACCTTCCGGGAACAACACTAACAAGATCAACGTTCACAGACCACATAAATCGCACAATTATGAGCGGAACGGATCTGCCTGGGCATTTATTGACTCAACGGAATACCAATATAATGTGCAGGGGCAGGTAACAAGCAGCATCAGCCAGACAAATGGAAATTATACCGAAAGGACCTTTCATAACTACGACTACCTGTTCCAGTTAACTAGTGAAACACGGGATATTTACGATCCTTTAGCCATTACATGGAAACCAGCTAATAAAGCACAAATTACCTATAATGATCATTTCGATGAAACACTGCATGAGCGATCGATTTACAATGCCGGAAACTGGGAAATCTATTATGGATACAAATATGTTTATCAATACAACTCTTCTAATCAAATTACAGAGAAAATTGAATTCGCATATATTGATAATGTAATCGAATATCGTGAAAACCAAAAGTTTTCTGATATCGTTTATGATAACAACAATAACATGACTCAACAAATCATTTCCAATTGGAGTGGGAGTCAATTTGTTTACTATAGAAAATTCATAAAAACATATAATCCGGACAATACGCTGGCAACATGTAACGTATTTCTTTGGAATAGCACTACCATGAATTGGGACGAAGAATATCGCGAAACATATTCATATGGTCTAAATGGAAGCAATACGAATGTCTGTGAATATTATATCTCGAATAATTATGAAATCAGCTTCAGACGCATCATTGAGTTTGATTCTTTTCAAAATCTAACTCTTGATGTCATTGAACCCTGGGACAATGTAACTAATAATTGGAGTTCGAATTTCTTGGATAAATTTGAAAATACCTATACATACGATCAAAACGATTATCTAACTCAACAAACCAATCTATATGCTACCGACAGTTCGTCTACGATCTTTCACACACGCAAGGATTATTTCGATTTTGAAACTTTTGATAGTCAATTGGGAATTGAATCTATTCCTGAAGGAATTATTAGTATTTATCCTAATCCTATGGAAACGGAATGCACTATTGATCTAAGTACACTAAATGGGGAAGTAACTTCGGTTCGTTTATTTGATATGTCTGGAAATCTCATCTCTGAACTTCCTCTATCTGCAAATCAAAAAATAAATTTTTCAAGCAATGATTTATCTAAAGGATTGTATTTTTTAGAAATCGAATCCACAAAAAGAAAAATACAATCAAAAATCATGGTGAAATAA
- the uvrA gene encoding excinuclease ABC subunit UvrA — protein sequence MSLDKQTKTIEVYGAREHNLKDVHLEIPRDKLVVFTGLSGSGKSSLAFDTIFAEGQRRYIETFSSYARQFLGGMERPDVDKINGLSPVISIEQKTVSRSPRSTVGTITEIYDFMRLLYARIGTAYSYETGERMVKYSDDQITDLIIEQFEGKKVLILAPKIKGRKGHYRELFEQIGKMGYSKVRIDGEIQEIEKGMRLDRYKIHDIEIVIDRILVKADDRKRIYDGITTAMKHGGKSMMIQDFETNQARHFSRLLMCPTTGISYPEPEPNLFSFNSPYGACPTCVGLGEISEIDREKVIPDPKLSIKKGGLAPIGEYKRNWFFERIESFLQQEGYTINTPISDLPDELIHVILNGNEGLEQNGKDSNIQFEGLGNFMARHAEESTAGIQRWAQSFMNKITCPECHGARLKKEALHFKVAEKTLGEVATLDIQELATWLENIEDSLNKEQKLIGVEILKEIRARVRFILEVGLEYLTLHRSARSLSGGEAQRIRLATQIGSELMNVLYILDEPSIGLHQRDNTRLINSLKRLRDGGNSVIVVEHDREMMEAADFVVDIGPGAGVHGGQIMNAAPFHELISKDSITTKYLRGELEIEIPKKRRKGNGKKLVLKGATGNNLQNVDLTIPLGTLTCVTGVSGSGKSTLINHTLYPILNAHIYNGVKKPMPYKKIEGLEHLDKVIEIDQSPIGRTPRSNPATYTNVFTEIRTLFAALPEAQIRGYKAGRFSFNVAGGRCDTCGGGGLKVIEMNFLPDVYVECETCNGKRYNRETLEVRFKGKSINDVLEMTIEDAVVFFESIPKIHRVLETLNSVGLGYIKLGQPSTTVSGGEAQRIKLAGELTKRGTGNTIYILDEPSTGLHFEDIRMLIEVLQRLVDDGNTVLVIEHNLDIVKVADHIIDVGPEGGRGGGKILCTGTPEEIIKKYTEISHTANYLKKEIDHMEKLRKDLKKK from the coding sequence ATGAGTCTTGACAAACAAACAAAAACAATCGAAGTTTACGGAGCCCGAGAGCATAATTTAAAAGACGTACATTTAGAAATTCCACGGGACAAATTGGTTGTTTTTACCGGTTTAAGCGGAAGTGGAAAATCATCCTTGGCATTTGATACCATTTTTGCAGAAGGTCAGCGCCGATATATTGAAACATTCTCTTCTTACGCAAGGCAATTTTTGGGTGGAATGGAACGCCCAGATGTGGATAAAATCAATGGTCTAAGTCCCGTAATTTCGATCGAACAAAAAACAGTTTCTCGAAGCCCACGCTCTACCGTTGGCACCATTACAGAGATTTACGATTTCATGCGTTTGTTGTATGCCCGAATTGGAACTGCCTATTCGTATGAGACTGGCGAACGCATGGTGAAATATTCAGACGATCAGATTACTGATTTAATCATTGAGCAGTTTGAAGGAAAAAAAGTATTGATTCTTGCTCCAAAAATTAAAGGACGAAAAGGACACTACAGAGAGCTTTTCGAGCAAATTGGCAAAATGGGTTATTCCAAAGTTCGAATCGATGGCGAAATTCAAGAAATTGAAAAAGGAATGCGTTTGGATCGCTACAAAATTCACGATATCGAGATTGTTATTGATCGCATCCTAGTAAAAGCAGATGACCGAAAACGCATTTACGACGGCATTACTACAGCAATGAAACATGGCGGGAAAAGCATGATGATTCAAGATTTTGAAACGAATCAAGCCCGCCATTTTTCGCGGTTACTCATGTGCCCCACAACGGGAATTTCATACCCAGAACCAGAACCCAATTTATTCTCTTTCAATTCACCTTATGGAGCTTGTCCAACATGTGTTGGCTTGGGAGAAATATCAGAAATTGATCGCGAAAAAGTAATTCCTGACCCCAAATTAAGTATCAAAAAAGGCGGGCTGGCTCCCATTGGAGAATACAAGCGCAATTGGTTTTTTGAGCGCATTGAATCGTTCTTACAACAAGAAGGTTATACCATCAATACTCCCATTTCAGATCTTCCAGATGAGTTGATTCATGTCATTTTGAATGGAAATGAAGGATTAGAACAAAATGGCAAAGATTCGAACATTCAATTTGAAGGCCTAGGAAACTTCATGGCACGTCATGCGGAAGAAAGTACTGCTGGAATTCAACGCTGGGCACAAAGTTTCATGAATAAAATAACCTGCCCAGAATGTCATGGAGCACGCTTAAAAAAAGAAGCCCTTCATTTTAAAGTTGCTGAAAAAACCTTGGGGGAAGTAGCTACATTAGATATTCAGGAATTAGCCACTTGGCTCGAAAATATTGAAGATTCCTTGAACAAGGAGCAAAAGCTAATCGGAGTAGAGATTTTAAAAGAAATTCGTGCGCGCGTTCGGTTTATTTTAGAGGTTGGATTAGAATACTTAACCCTTCATCGCTCAGCTAGAAGTTTATCTGGTGGTGAAGCACAGCGTATCCGTTTGGCCACACAAATTGGATCAGAATTGATGAATGTACTCTATATTTTAGACGAACCAAGTATCGGTTTGCATCAACGAGACAATACCCGCTTAATTAATTCCTTGAAGCGATTGAGAGATGGTGGAAATTCAGTAATTGTGGTGGAACACGACCGTGAAATGATGGAAGCTGCAGATTTTGTGGTCGATATTGGTCCTGGAGCTGGAGTTCATGGTGGACAAATTATGAATGCTGCTCCATTCCATGAATTAATTTCGAAAGATTCTATTACAACAAAGTATCTAAGAGGTGAATTAGAAATAGAAATTCCAAAAAAACGCCGAAAAGGAAATGGCAAAAAATTGGTGCTAAAAGGCGCTACTGGAAATAACTTGCAAAACGTTGATTTAACGATTCCGTTGGGAACATTGACTTGTGTTACAGGCGTTTCCGGAAGTGGGAAATCGACTTTGATCAATCACACGCTCTACCCTATTCTGAACGCACACATTTACAATGGGGTGAAGAAACCAATGCCCTACAAAAAAATTGAAGGATTGGAACACTTGGATAAAGTGATTGAAATTGACCAAAGTCCGATCGGTAGAACTCCAAGAAGCAATCCTGCAACCTATACAAACGTATTCACTGAAATTCGCACCTTGTTTGCAGCACTTCCCGAAGCACAAATCCGCGGATACAAAGCTGGAAGATTCTCTTTCAATGTAGCTGGAGGGCGCTGTGATACATGTGGTGGTGGTGGATTGAAAGTCATTGAAATGAATTTCTTACCTGATGTGTATGTAGAATGTGAAACCTGCAATGGAAAACGCTACAACCGTGAAACTTTGGAGGTTCGTTTCAAAGGAAAATCCATCAATGATGTATTGGAAATGACCATTGAAGATGCAGTCGTTTTCTTCGAAAGCATTCCGAAAATTCACCGTGTTTTAGAAACGTTGAACTCTGTAGGTTTAGGTTATATCAAATTAGGACAACCTTCCACAACCGTTAGTGGTGGTGAAGCTCAACGCATTAAACTAGCGGGAGAACTCACCAAACGCGGAACAGGAAATACAATTTATATCTTGGACGAACCTAGTACAGGGTTGCATTTTGAAGATATTCGCATGTTAATTGAAGTGCTGCAACGATTGGTAGACGATGGAAATACTGTTTTAGTGATTGAACACAATTTAGATATTGTCAAAGTAGCAGACCACATTATTGACGTTGGTCCAGAAGGAGGTCGTGGAGGCGGAAAAATTCTTTGTACAGGAACTCCAGAGGAAATCATTAAAAAATACACAGAGATTTCACATACAGCAAACTATTTGAAGAAGGAAATCGATCACATGGAGAAATTAAGGAAAGATTTGAAAAAGAAATAA
- a CDS encoding lytic transglycosylase domain-containing protein, producing the protein MNKIFLLLLVGFLAACQNETVQKKKEAKRQEVLASSAVVFPDLPQSMEFAGITINLQDEDLRERLDREVLMTAYYQSAWVGAMKRANRYFPEIERILKEEGVPNDFKYLAIIESNLLQAISPVGAQGFWQFMPTTAKLYDLEIDAEIDERLNIEKSTHAACRYLKDAQRTLNDWVMTTAAYNRGVGGVLEDMKWQGTEHYFDTYQNSETGRYVFRLLATKLIYENPEAYGYYPDKMELYEPFHIQKIIVNETIPNLSIWANDQGFNIKILRKLNPWLKTTKLTLKGGKKFTLILPAASENLKPYNAYN; encoded by the coding sequence ATGAATAAGATATTCCTTTTACTCCTTGTTGGATTTCTGGCTGCTTGCCAGAACGAAACTGTACAGAAAAAAAAAGAGGCTAAGCGCCAAGAAGTGCTTGCTTCGTCAGCTGTTGTTTTTCCAGATTTACCTCAAAGCATGGAATTTGCTGGTATCACCATCAATTTGCAAGATGAAGATTTGCGCGAGCGGCTAGACCGAGAAGTTCTCATGACAGCATATTATCAAAGTGCTTGGGTGGGCGCAATGAAACGAGCAAATCGTTATTTTCCAGAAATCGAGCGCATTCTCAAAGAAGAAGGCGTACCCAATGATTTTAAATACTTGGCAATTATTGAAAGCAACTTGCTACAAGCCATTTCTCCCGTTGGAGCACAGGGATTTTGGCAATTTATGCCTACAACAGCTAAATTATACGATCTCGAAATAGATGCCGAAATTGACGAGCGATTAAACATTGAAAAAAGCACGCATGCCGCTTGTCGCTATTTGAAAGATGCGCAAAGAACATTAAATGATTGGGTAATGACCACCGCAGCTTACAACAGAGGAGTTGGTGGCGTTTTAGAAGATATGAAATGGCAAGGAACCGAACATTATTTCGATACGTATCAAAATAGCGAAACTGGAAGATACGTTTTTAGATTACTGGCCACCAAATTAATCTATGAAAATCCGGAAGCTTACGGATATTATCCAGATAAGATGGAATTATATGAACCATTTCACATCCAAAAAATAATTGTGAATGAAACAATCCCAAACCTTTCTATTTGGGCAAATGATCAAGGCTTCAATATCAAAATTCTTCGTAAATTAAATCCGTGGTTGAAAACAACAAAATTGACCCTGAAAGGCGGAAAAAAATTCACCCTTATTCTGCCAGCAGCTTCTGAAAACCTCAAACCTTACAACGCTTACAATTAA
- a CDS encoding MraY family glycosyltransferase translates to MSYELILACLGFLLFGIIMSYVSNGILLRFSQSLGIRNKNDVTVRWSNESKPSLGGIGFFVAFIFGTVAYSIIFNSENIFQNRQFVGLLTAGTLSFIMGLADDAYNTKPFMKLFVQILCGIILVLSHTIIELTAIPWINALITITWVVGIMNSLNMLDNMDGISGTTSLFILLSCLGTNIILFDWNMNIWTLTILIQIGAIIGFLIYNLHPSRLFMGDAGSQFIGLFVAFFSVHELWNVGKTVQLNPLVGGAITLIAFTPAIADTLTVVINRLKKGKNPMVGGKDHTTHHLVYSGLNDKQVWIVFLGIGFMATLVTLLSVIFAKMGNLWMALFLTSYFFAVFLVLYRNTLIHKK, encoded by the coding sequence ATGAGTTATGAACTGATTTTAGCTTGTTTGGGATTCCTACTATTCGGGATTATTATGAGTTATGTTTCGAACGGTATATTGCTGCGGTTTTCACAAAGTTTAGGAATTCGGAATAAAAACGATGTTACTGTTCGTTGGTCCAATGAATCAAAACCATCTTTAGGAGGAATTGGTTTCTTCGTTGCTTTTATCTTCGGAACCGTTGCCTATTCGATCATTTTTAATAGCGAAAACATTTTTCAGAATCGACAATTTGTTGGGCTCCTGACCGCTGGAACACTTTCTTTCATTATGGGCTTAGCAGATGATGCTTATAATACAAAGCCTTTCATGAAATTATTTGTCCAAATTTTGTGTGGGATTATTCTAGTTTTGTCACATACGATTATTGAACTAACAGCTATTCCATGGATAAATGCCCTCATTACAATCACATGGGTAGTTGGAATCATGAATTCGTTAAACATGCTCGACAATATGGATGGTATTTCAGGCACCACTTCATTATTCATACTTCTATCTTGTTTGGGAACAAACATTATTTTGTTTGATTGGAACATGAATATTTGGACATTGACAATACTTATCCAAATTGGAGCAATTATTGGTTTTTTAATCTACAACCTGCATCCTTCCCGATTATTTATGGGAGACGCAGGAAGTCAATTCATCGGATTATTTGTAGCGTTTTTTTCTGTTCATGAATTGTGGAATGTAGGAAAAACGGTTCAGTTAAACCCACTTGTTGGTGGAGCAATTACATTAATCGCCTTTACACCTGCCATCGCTGATACTTTAACTGTTGTAATCAATCGATTGAAAAAAGGCAAAAATCCAATGGTCGGAGGAAAAGATCATACAACACATCATTTGGTTTATTCTGGATTAAATGACAAACAAGTTTGGATCGTCTTTTTAGGAATTGGTTTCATGGCTACTTTAGTTACTCTATTGTCTGTAATCTTTGCCAAGATGGGAAATTTATGGATGGCATTATTCCTAACAAGCTACTTTTTTGCAGTATTTTTAGTTTTATATCGTAACACACTTATACACAAGAAGTAG
- the rfbC gene encoding dTDP-4-dehydrorhamnose 3,5-epimerase — protein sequence MEFKRTAIVDVLLIQPTIFGDDRGYFFESFHQQKFNEFIGAEINFVQDNESKSAKGVLRGLHFQAPPHAQGKLVRVVQGSVLDVALDIRKNSPTYGQHVSFVLSAENKMQAYIPAGFAHGFVTLEKDTIFQYKCTNWYNPSSEGSILWNDPALTIQWQEMNPILSDKDKLGILLADFNSPFE from the coding sequence ATGGAATTTAAACGAACAGCAATTGTTGATGTACTACTCATTCAACCAACCATATTTGGTGATGACAGAGGATACTTCTTCGAATCATTTCATCAACAAAAATTCAATGAATTTATAGGTGCAGAAATTAATTTTGTACAAGACAATGAATCAAAATCAGCAAAAGGTGTGCTCAGAGGATTGCATTTTCAAGCCCCACCCCATGCTCAAGGTAAGTTAGTTCGAGTAGTTCAAGGCAGTGTTCTAGATGTTGCATTGGATATTCGCAAAAACTCACCCACTTATGGTCAACATGTTTCATTTGTTTTAAGTGCTGAAAACAAAATGCAAGCTTATATTCCCGCTGGTTTTGCACATGGTTTTGTGACCTTAGAAAAGGATACTATTTTTCAATATAAATGTACCAATTGGTATAATCCAAGCAGTGAAGGAAGCATCCTTTGGAATGATCCTGCGTTAACTATTCAATGGCAAGAAATGAATCCTATCTTATCGGATAAAGATAAGTTGGGAATATTACTCGCCGATTTTAATTCTCCATTTGAATAG